Within the Fusarium musae strain F31 chromosome 11, whole genome shotgun sequence genome, the region CAAGAGGCGGAGGATAAATACTGGTAGTGACGGACGTGAATAGATACATAGAGCGGCAGCTGAACCAGTATTGGCATCTGCAGACCTTAAGATATTCACTAAAACTTGAAGATACGCGCAGTACTCACAATATGTCCTAAGAGTCAACCACTGCCATCTTTTATCGCTGATTCACTATCTGTAGACTGTGGAGGTACTTGCAAAAGATTCAGTCACCCAGTATGACATCAAAGCCAATTTTGGTCATTTGAAGAGAGTAACTGAATCACCCAATCCGTTTGACTATAAAAGCCACCATACTGAAGgcattcttctttccaaTTTTTCCAAATACAAAACAACTCGATTACAACTCCAGAACAACAATTCGACTAAATATACTCAAACTTACTAAACTCAACTTTCTACTATCAAAATGCCCTACTCACACTATCTTTTGTGCCGCTTCGAACAAAAGTCCGGCGTGACATACGACCGACCATCGTTCAAGCCTGTCGAGGATAAGTTCGGCGACCGCTTCAAGTCTGCGTCCATCAGCGGCTCGACTATGAGCATTGAGGTTTACATGACGGACAAGTACATTGACTCGACACGAGATGAGGTGTATGATGCCTTGGAGGTCATGCTCATGAATGCTTATTTCGACCCCACTGACAACTTTGTGTTCGAGACAAGCGGAGACAAGTTTGTGACTCATTGGCACAATGGCAGTGGCCGGATGCAGGAATGTACCAGCTGCAGCAACAGCCGTTACTGCTCTAACCGCAAGTAAGATGAGGACGATTGAGAGGCCAGAGTGGATttagaagagaagatggacTATGCTAGGATTACGAGTATCATAGTGTAGTATAGGAATAAAAACACGGTACATCTACTAAGACCAAAGTAAAATGATATGTTTCCAAGTGATTGACACATAACAAACCTTGTGATATCCTGGTTCGGGAGAATGCCAAAGACTCGCCATGGATACAAAGGAGAATGTACGCAAGTGATAGGTGGCTTAAAAGAAAGCCAGGCAATAAGTTGCACTGTTTTcaaggaaaatataaattgAGAAAGtagaagagaaagaacagTTACTGGTGCATTCATATGAGACATAGCAGACTAATTTAAGCAGTCGGTAATGCCTACGTTGTGATTGTATCAGTTGAGCTGGATGGCAAGCCAAATAACGTACACAATCAACGGTCACTTGAGTATACAAGACTCAATCAGTGTGGAAAGCTGGACATATAAACCCTCGACCAGCCTCTGCTGCCTCCCATTACTCCGTTCACCGCAGCTACGATAGCTCAGTCAACCGTACAACTTCATCAATAGCCTATCTTGAACGACTCTAACATGGAAACCCCAGGTACTACCACACACAAATATTTAACATTTCTGTTTATGCAAAGACCCTTACCAACGGAATGGACATTGCCACTATATTTATATGCCCAGAAACTATCAGAGTTCCTCGAAAACGGTAAATATAGCGAAAAGTTGAAGTTCAGGTTCTGGTGGATCTGCGACGACACGTTCAGGGTCGACTTCCACAAGCTTGCAGATGTTGATATTAGCAAGGTA harbors:
- a CDS encoding hypothetical protein (EggNog:ENOG41); this translates as MPYSHYLLCRFEQKSGVTYDRPSFKPVEDKFGDRFKSASISGSTMSIEVYMTDKYIDSTRDEVYDALEVMLMNAYFDPTDNFVFETSGDNCSNSRYCSNRK